One window from the genome of Aeromonas sp. FDAARGOS 1405 encodes:
- a CDS encoding efflux RND transporter periplasmic adaptor subunit, with amino-acid sequence MKVQSVREEMLKRGWIALALASALTACGDKPTAGAQALPPVPVVVAEVKLTDVPLTTEMVGETAGFREIDVRSRVSGILLKRTYIEGQPVTAGQELFLIDPEPYKVALEQAKGTLAQELARLNKARADRDRIIPLFKRQVVSRKDYDDTIANYEAAIASHQAAQAKVKEAELNLSYTQVTAPINGMASKSSQSEGSLISTSGDNGLLTTITQFDPLYVNFSYSEQDRLNFENSVKKGVIEAKDATTWRTHIRLADGSVYPEAGKLNFSDNRVDPQTGTIRARAIFDNKDGVLLPGQFVRMTIDLGTRKNAIVVPPRAIVQSQADRMVMVVDAENKVIPRPVKLGPVVSEGVLIDSGLNAGDRYIVEGLMKARPGSVVKPVSADEMKAITAKMVSHSAAK; translated from the coding sequence ATGAAGGTGCAATCCGTCAGGGAAGAGATGTTAAAACGCGGCTGGATCGCTCTGGCTCTAGCCAGTGCCCTGACCGCCTGTGGTGATAAACCAACTGCCGGAGCTCAGGCGCTGCCGCCGGTCCCCGTAGTGGTGGCAGAGGTCAAGCTGACCGATGTGCCGCTCACCACCGAGATGGTGGGTGAAACCGCCGGTTTTCGCGAGATCGATGTGCGATCACGAGTCAGTGGCATCCTGCTCAAGCGCACCTACATCGAAGGTCAGCCGGTTACCGCCGGCCAGGAGCTGTTTCTGATCGATCCCGAGCCCTACAAGGTGGCGCTGGAGCAGGCCAAAGGGACCCTGGCTCAGGAGCTGGCTCGCCTCAACAAGGCCCGCGCCGATCGGGATCGCATCATCCCGCTGTTCAAACGCCAAGTAGTGAGTCGCAAGGACTATGACGATACTATTGCCAACTACGAGGCTGCCATCGCCAGTCACCAGGCCGCCCAGGCCAAGGTGAAGGAGGCCGAGCTCAACCTCAGCTATACCCAGGTGACCGCCCCCATAAACGGCATGGCGAGCAAGAGCTCCCAGTCCGAGGGGAGCCTTATCTCCACCAGCGGCGACAACGGCCTGCTCACTACCATCACCCAGTTTGATCCGCTCTATGTCAACTTCTCCTACTCGGAGCAGGATCGCCTCAACTTCGAAAACTCGGTAAAGAAAGGGGTGATTGAGGCGAAGGATGCCACCACCTGGCGCACCCATATTCGTCTGGCCGATGGCTCTGTCTACCCTGAAGCGGGCAAGCTCAACTTCTCCGACAACCGGGTCGATCCCCAGACCGGCACCATCCGGGCCCGTGCCATCTTCGACAACAAGGATGGCGTGCTGCTGCCCGGCCAGTTTGTCCGTATGACCATCGATCTGGGCACCCGCAAGAATGCCATCGTGGTGCCGCCCCGCGCTATCGTCCAGTCCCAGGCTGACCGCATGGTGATGGTGGTCGATGCCGAGAACAAGGTGATCCCCCGTCCGGTCAAACTGGGCCCGGTGGTCTCCGAGGGGGTGCTGATCGACAGCGGCCTCAATGCCGGTGACCGTTACATCGTCGAAGGCTTGATGAAGGCTCGCCCCGGCAGCGTGGTGAAACCTGTCTCTGCCGACGAGATGAAAGCCATCACCGCCAAGATGGTCAGCCACTCAGCGGCCAAGTAA
- the xthA gene encoding exodeoxyribonuclease III, whose protein sequence is MKIISFNINGLRARLHQLQAIIDKHQPDVIGLQEIKVHDEAFPLADVEAMGYHVAFHGQKAHYGVAIMSKQKPVKVEKGFPTDDEEAQRRMIMATFEREDGSLIKVMNGYFPQGESQDHETKFPAKQKFYEDLQHYLETNHTPDDQLVLIGDMNISPTDLDIGIGEANRKRWLRDGKCSFLPIEREWMERLKGFGLTDTFRAANPTECERFSWFDYRSKGFDENRGLRIDLIMASDALKDSVTETGIDYELRGIEKPSDHAPIWACFA, encoded by the coding sequence ATGAAGATCATCTCTTTCAATATCAACGGCCTGCGCGCCCGTCTGCACCAGTTGCAAGCCATCATCGACAAGCACCAGCCCGATGTGATCGGCCTGCAGGAAATCAAGGTCCATGACGAGGCCTTCCCGCTGGCCGATGTGGAGGCCATGGGCTATCACGTAGCGTTTCACGGCCAGAAGGCTCACTACGGGGTCGCCATCATGAGCAAGCAGAAACCGGTCAAGGTGGAGAAAGGCTTCCCCACCGATGACGAAGAGGCCCAGCGCCGGATGATCATGGCCACCTTCGAGCGCGAAGACGGCTCCCTCATCAAGGTAATGAACGGCTACTTCCCGCAGGGTGAAAGCCAGGATCACGAGACCAAGTTCCCGGCCAAGCAGAAGTTCTACGAGGATCTGCAGCACTATCTCGAGACCAACCACACCCCGGACGACCAGCTGGTGCTGATCGGAGATATGAATATCTCCCCCACCGATCTCGACATCGGTATCGGCGAAGCGAACCGCAAGCGCTGGCTGCGGGATGGCAAGTGCTCCTTCCTGCCCATCGAGCGGGAGTGGATGGAGCGGCTGAAAGGGTTCGGTCTCACCGACACCTTCCGCGCCGCCAACCCCACCGAGTGCGAGCGATTCTCCTGGTTTGACTACCGCTCCAAGGGCTTTGACGAGAACCGTGGCCTGCGCATCGACCTCATCATGGCCTCCGATGCTCTCAAGGACAGCGTGACCGAGACCGGCATCGATTATGAGCTGCGCGGCATCGAGAAACCCTCAGATCACGCCCCCATCTGGGCCTGCTTTGCCTGA
- the azu gene encoding azurin: MKKAITLLFLSTLAAPVLADECALVIEGNDAMQYNLKEMSVPATCKEVTVTLNHTGKLPVTAMGHNWVLASTADYQTVATAGMSAGAENGYLPKDDPRVLAHTKLIGGGESSSVTFKTDGLAGKDLTFFCSFPGHFAMMKGSFKVN; the protein is encoded by the coding sequence ATGAAAAAGGCGATTACCCTGCTGTTTCTGAGTACTCTGGCTGCCCCGGTTCTGGCCGATGAGTGCGCACTGGTCATCGAAGGCAATGATGCCATGCAGTACAACCTCAAAGAGATGAGCGTTCCGGCCACCTGCAAGGAGGTGACGGTTACTCTGAACCATACCGGGAAGCTGCCTGTGACCGCCATGGGCCATAACTGGGTGCTGGCCAGCACCGCAGACTATCAGACTGTGGCGACGGCGGGGATGAGCGCCGGGGCCGAGAACGGCTATCTGCCCAAGGATGATCCCCGCGTGCTGGCGCATACCAAGCTGATCGGCGGTGGCGAGAGCAGCAGCGTCACCTTCAAGACCGACGGTCTGGCGGGCAAGGATCTCACCTTCTTCTGCTCCTTCCCCGGCCACTTCGCCATGATGAAGGGCTCATTCAAGGTCAACTAA
- a CDS encoding Hsp20/alpha crystallin family protein → MSLLPSRTSLFDDLFRDMASGFYIRPLHGDPLPSQIRLDLKESDGNYVLQAELPGVAKEDIHVDIHGKQVTLKAEIRQFDSQNKDERTLRSERYFGSVSRTLELPVEVALDKVSARFENGILTLQLPKQVETPAPHRVTIE, encoded by the coding sequence ATGAGTTTGCTACCAAGCCGTACCAGTCTGTTCGATGACCTGTTTCGCGATATGGCGTCCGGCTTCTATATTCGCCCCTTGCACGGGGACCCCTTGCCGAGCCAGATCAGGCTGGATTTGAAGGAGAGTGATGGCAACTATGTGCTGCAAGCCGAGTTGCCGGGGGTTGCCAAAGAGGACATCCATGTGGATATCCATGGTAAACAGGTGACGCTGAAAGCGGAGATCCGCCAGTTTGACAGCCAGAACAAGGATGAGCGAACACTGCGCAGTGAACGCTATTTTGGCAGTGTTTCACGCACTCTGGAGTTGCCGGTCGAGGTGGCGCTGGACAAGGTCAGCGCCAGGTTCGAGAACGGTATCCTCACGTTGCAACTGCCCAAGCAGGTGGAAACGCCAGCCCCTCACCGGGTGACCATCGAATAG
- a CDS encoding tetratricopeptide repeat-containing response regulator, with amino-acid sequence MQTPENASEKKSPAKPQRILMVNEQRSFQVMMKAMLLNLGISNITYSNTAEDARRRCQKGSFDIYLIDYDLGIGENGRQLLESLRDQKLIPPQSVVIMVSGDSSRAMVLSALEAEPDEYLMKPFSQEQFSFRLKRALARRNALASVFTALADNNLATLITACAERADAVPRFANYCRCLQADTHLKLGQAQEARALMRQLLAGQENSWARLTLGKACNTLGLHEEAVSHLQATLKNTPLMVEAHLWLAESQLALGNDELAQQELRRAVDISPQSVQLSRRLAEVCLLRHDYAQAKDVLLSLIDLSRNSIHRTPHYLGAYIQTLTLYALNSNDSYHIANLQKQVNSALSRIRDSLMMSEFNYPVFEQICQARVQIALGELLKGKKMLYRANQNWLDEPATMPPALLGETILALYQLGEFEYAESLQGLLAKDEDRLLTTCIQATRDDKTVLERRQRYQQLNDLGIKAYQSGELEQALGHFREALRRAPANTGAALNKIQVLLQLMQKNRKSPEFGIECKETLDVLDGIPLNPAQQERFRKLRQEFNQFN; translated from the coding sequence ATGCAGACACCGGAAAACGCGTCAGAAAAGAAGAGCCCTGCCAAGCCACAACGCATTCTGATGGTCAATGAGCAGCGCTCGTTTCAGGTGATGATGAAGGCGATGCTGCTCAATCTGGGTATCAGCAACATCACCTACTCCAATACCGCCGAGGATGCGCGACGCCGCTGCCAGAAGGGCAGCTTCGATATCTATCTCATTGATTACGATCTGGGGATTGGCGAGAACGGGCGGCAGCTGCTGGAGAGCCTGCGGGATCAGAAGCTCATTCCGCCCCAGAGCGTGGTGATCATGGTGAGTGGCGACAGCTCTCGCGCCATGGTGCTGAGCGCGCTGGAAGCCGAGCCCGACGAATACCTGATGAAGCCCTTCTCCCAGGAGCAGTTCTCGTTTCGCCTCAAGCGGGCCCTCGCCCGGCGCAACGCCCTGGCCAGCGTCTTTACTGCGCTGGCTGATAACAATCTGGCGACCCTCATTACCGCCTGTGCCGAGCGGGCTGATGCTGTCCCCCGTTTTGCCAACTACTGCCGCTGCCTGCAAGCTGATACTCACCTCAAGCTGGGTCAGGCACAAGAAGCACGCGCCCTGATGCGCCAGCTGCTGGCCGGGCAGGAGAACAGCTGGGCCCGCCTGACGCTGGGCAAGGCGTGCAATACCTTGGGACTTCATGAAGAAGCGGTCAGCCATCTGCAGGCGACCCTCAAAAATACCCCGCTGATGGTGGAAGCACACCTCTGGCTGGCGGAATCCCAACTCGCCCTCGGCAACGATGAACTGGCACAACAAGAACTTAGACGAGCGGTGGATATATCCCCCCAGTCGGTGCAGCTCTCCCGTCGGCTGGCGGAAGTGTGCCTGCTACGCCACGACTACGCTCAGGCCAAGGATGTGCTGCTGTCGCTGATCGATCTGTCGCGTAACTCGATCCACCGAACCCCCCACTATCTGGGTGCCTATATCCAGACCCTGACCCTCTACGCCCTCAACAGCAACGACAGCTATCATATCGCTAACCTGCAAAAGCAGGTCAACTCGGCCCTGTCGCGCATCCGTGATTCGCTGATGATGTCGGAGTTCAACTACCCGGTATTCGAGCAAATCTGTCAGGCCCGAGTGCAAATTGCGCTGGGCGAGCTGCTCAAGGGCAAGAAGATGCTCTATCGCGCCAACCAGAACTGGCTTGATGAACCGGCCACCATGCCCCCTGCCCTGCTTGGCGAAACAATCCTCGCCCTCTACCAGCTCGGCGAGTTCGAATATGCCGAGAGCCTGCAGGGACTGCTGGCAAAGGATGAAGACCGGCTGCTTACTACCTGCATTCAGGCAACCCGTGATGATAAAACGGTGCTGGAGCGGCGTCAGCGCTACCAGCAGCTCAACGATCTGGGGATCAAGGCCTATCAGAGCGGCGAGCTGGAACAGGCGCTCGGTCACTTTCGCGAGGCGCTGCGCCGGGCCCCCGCCAATACCGGTGCCGCCCTCAACAAGATCCAGGTGTTGCTGCAACTGATGCAGAAAAACCGCAAAAGCCCGGAGTTTGGTATCGAGTGCAAAGAGACCCTGGACGTGCTCGACGGCATCCCCCTCAACCCGGCTCAGCAGGAGCGTTTTCGCAAGCTGCGTCAGGAGTTTAACCAGTTCAACTAA
- a CDS encoding FAD:protein FMN transferase translates to MIAMTPVAALRGLLLTLLLALTGCQPTPPAQTRIQGKTMGTYYVVTLSDSYPGGEPSLKSDVESLLARMNKEISTYDPDSLISRFNQGPANTPFAIPPAMAIIVQQGIDAGKLTDGKLDVTVGPLVNLWGFGPDKRPVKRPDEAAIAAARHKVGIDKLTLTPQGDHFLLEKTIPDLYLDLSTLGEGAASDEIAALLEGKGVHNYLIEVAGAVRSKGNNSKGSPWRVAIVEPSDQPGAFSDIVIPNGMALSTAGSYRNYYEIDGQRYSHIIDPATGQPVTHKLVSASVITPTALEADALDTALMVMGPEAGMAFAKQHKLAVYLIIKTEQGFKAKYTPQFAHYLAKQPTEKH, encoded by the coding sequence ATGATTGCGATGACCCCCGTGGCGGCCCTGCGCGGCCTGCTGCTAACCCTGCTGCTGGCGCTGACCGGCTGCCAGCCGACCCCGCCAGCCCAGACCCGTATTCAGGGCAAGACCATGGGCACCTACTATGTGGTGACCCTGAGCGATAGCTACCCCGGTGGGGAGCCCTCCCTCAAAAGCGATGTAGAGAGTCTGCTGGCCCGGATGAACAAGGAGATCTCCACCTACGATCCCGACTCCCTCATCTCCCGATTCAATCAGGGGCCCGCCAATACCCCGTTTGCCATCCCGCCCGCCATGGCCATCATAGTCCAGCAGGGGATTGATGCCGGTAAGCTGACCGATGGCAAGCTGGATGTGACCGTGGGGCCGCTGGTCAATCTGTGGGGATTTGGCCCGGACAAACGCCCGGTCAAGCGACCCGATGAGGCGGCCATCGCCGCCGCCCGCCACAAGGTGGGCATCGACAAGCTGACCCTGACCCCGCAAGGGGATCACTTCCTGCTCGAAAAAACGATCCCGGATCTCTATCTCGACCTCTCCACCCTGGGCGAAGGGGCTGCATCGGATGAAATCGCCGCCCTGCTCGAGGGCAAGGGGGTACACAACTACCTGATCGAAGTGGCCGGTGCGGTGCGCAGCAAGGGCAACAACAGCAAGGGTTCACCGTGGAGAGTGGCCATCGTCGAACCTTCCGATCAGCCGGGAGCGTTTTCCGATATCGTCATCCCCAACGGTATGGCGCTCAGCACCGCAGGCAGCTATCGCAACTACTACGAGATAGATGGACAGCGTTACTCCCATATCATCGACCCCGCCACCGGCCAGCCTGTCACCCACAAGCTGGTCTCCGCCAGCGTGATCACCCCGACCGCGCTTGAGGCTGACGCCCTCGATACCGCGCTGATGGTGATGGGGCCCGAAGCGGGTATGGCATTTGCCAAACAGCACAAGCTGGCGGTCTATCTCATCATCAAGACCGAACAGGGGTTCAAGGCCAAGTACACGCCCCAATTCGCCCACTATCTGGCGAAGCAACCGACAGAAAAGCACTGA
- a CDS encoding efflux RND transporter permease subunit has product MFSRFFIERPIFASVISIIIVLGGLAAMRSLPIEQYPQITPPVVSVTAFYPGATPEVISQTVAAPLEQQINGVERMIYMQSGSASNGQMNLNVYFEIGTDPDQATINVNNRVSAAMAQLPEEVKKQGVTVKKKSTSILQVVTLQSPNGSFDTTYLSNYALLNIIDELKRIPGIGDTTLFGGTDYAMRIWLRPDRLAQLELTPSDVISAIREQNTQFAAGKIGAQPTSTPIDFTYTVQTKGRLEDVKEFQNIIVRSMPDGSKIRVRDVARVELGGKDYDLVARANGKPAIGIATYLQPGANAVAVADAVHTTMERLKERFPQDIEYQIPYDTTEFVKISIEEVVHTLFEAIVLVFVVVYLFLQNFRATLIPCIAVPVSLIGTFAGMLVLGFSINLLTLFGMVLAIGIVVDDAIVVLENVERIMSEKKCSPKEAAILAMQEVSGPVVAIVLVLCAVFLPVAFMGGMTGVMYKQFAITVAVSVAISGLVALTLSPALCAVLLKEGHHKPARFFVWFNDKFDQLTHGYVRGVAFLNRRVGVAFAIIAVLLLSIYGLFLKVPGELVPNEDQGYLISAVMLPDAAAMSRTQAVADQFDKIAMANPNVKDVITFSGFDILSNAIISNSGLTFITLKDWSERKGTGQDSFDLAKTLQGMSLMGLADGFVASFNPPPIQGMSTTGGLEGYLQNRGSGSAQEFSGEVQRFLAAAKERPEFASVTSTFRANVPQVYLDLDREKAKALGLPINAVFDTMQATFGQVYVNDFNQFGRTYRVQLQSEADYRAKKSDIRNVYVRSNTGEMIPLSSLVTVRDATGPELVERFNIFQAAKIMAQPAPGYSSGQAIAALEEVANSTLGNDAKLEWTGSAYQEKASAGSAGMAFGFGIVMIFLILAAQYERWSLPFAVITAVPFALFGALLATWLVGLTNNVYFQIGLVTLVGLAAKNAILIVEFAVMKHEEGMSLIESALEAARLRFRPIVMTSLAFILGCVPLVTSSGAGAASRHALGWPVIGGMLAATFIAIFFIPLFFRLIMKGSEKRAKP; this is encoded by the coding sequence ATGTTTTCCAGGTTTTTTATCGAGCGTCCCATCTTCGCCAGCGTGATTTCGATCATTATCGTGCTGGGCGGATTGGCGGCAATGCGCTCGCTTCCCATCGAGCAGTACCCCCAGATCACCCCGCCGGTGGTCTCGGTGACCGCTTTCTATCCGGGGGCCACTCCGGAGGTGATCTCCCAGACTGTCGCCGCACCGCTGGAGCAGCAGATCAACGGCGTCGAGCGGATGATCTATATGCAATCGGGTTCGGCCTCCAACGGCCAGATGAACCTCAACGTCTACTTCGAGATCGGCACAGATCCGGATCAGGCCACCATCAACGTCAACAACCGGGTATCGGCCGCCATGGCCCAGCTGCCGGAAGAGGTGAAAAAGCAGGGGGTAACGGTCAAGAAGAAATCGACCTCCATCCTGCAGGTGGTCACCCTCCAGTCGCCGAACGGCTCGTTTGATACCACCTATCTGTCAAACTATGCCCTGCTCAACATCATCGACGAGCTCAAGCGGATTCCCGGCATCGGTGATACCACTCTGTTTGGCGGTACCGACTATGCGATGCGCATCTGGTTGCGGCCGGATCGACTGGCCCAGCTCGAACTCACCCCGAGTGATGTGATTAGCGCCATCCGCGAGCAGAACACCCAGTTTGCGGCAGGCAAGATCGGCGCTCAGCCCACCTCGACCCCCATCGACTTCACCTACACGGTGCAGACCAAGGGTCGCCTTGAAGATGTGAAAGAGTTCCAGAACATCATAGTTCGCTCCATGCCCGATGGCTCCAAGATCCGGGTCCGCGATGTCGCCCGGGTCGAGCTGGGGGGCAAGGATTATGATCTGGTGGCCCGCGCCAACGGCAAACCGGCCATCGGTATCGCTACCTATCTGCAGCCCGGTGCCAACGCCGTAGCAGTCGCCGATGCGGTGCACACCACCATGGAGCGGCTCAAGGAGCGCTTTCCGCAGGATATCGAGTACCAGATCCCCTACGACACCACAGAGTTTGTGAAGATCTCCATCGAAGAGGTGGTACACACCCTGTTCGAGGCGATCGTGCTGGTGTTCGTGGTAGTCTACCTGTTCCTGCAGAACTTCCGCGCCACCCTGATCCCCTGTATCGCGGTGCCAGTGTCACTTATCGGGACCTTCGCCGGCATGCTGGTGCTCGGTTTCTCCATCAACCTGCTGACCCTGTTCGGCATGGTGCTCGCCATCGGTATCGTGGTGGATGACGCCATCGTGGTGCTCGAGAACGTCGAGCGGATCATGAGCGAGAAGAAATGTTCGCCCAAAGAGGCTGCCATCCTCGCCATGCAGGAGGTCTCAGGTCCGGTGGTCGCCATCGTGCTGGTGCTTTGCGCCGTGTTCCTGCCGGTCGCCTTTATGGGTGGCATGACAGGGGTGATGTACAAGCAGTTCGCCATCACGGTCGCGGTCTCGGTGGCCATCTCCGGTCTGGTGGCTCTGACTCTCTCTCCGGCCTTGTGCGCCGTGTTGCTGAAAGAGGGACATCACAAACCGGCCCGTTTCTTCGTCTGGTTCAACGATAAATTTGACCAGCTGACCCACGGCTATGTACGGGGTGTGGCCTTCCTGAACCGTCGGGTGGGGGTCGCTTTTGCCATCATCGCCGTACTGTTGCTCTCCATCTACGGTCTCTTCCTGAAAGTGCCGGGCGAGCTGGTACCGAACGAAGATCAGGGCTACCTCATCTCCGCCGTCATGCTGCCGGATGCCGCCGCCATGAGCCGGACACAGGCAGTGGCGGATCAGTTCGACAAGATCGCCATGGCCAATCCCAATGTGAAGGATGTGATCACCTTCTCGGGCTTCGACATCCTCTCCAACGCCATCATCAGCAACAGCGGTCTCACCTTCATTACCCTGAAGGACTGGAGCGAGCGCAAGGGGACAGGCCAGGACTCCTTCGATCTGGCCAAAACTCTGCAGGGGATGAGCCTGATGGGGCTGGCTGACGGCTTTGTTGCCTCCTTCAACCCGCCCCCCATCCAGGGGATGTCCACCACCGGCGGACTGGAAGGCTACCTGCAAAACCGGGGTTCCGGCAGTGCCCAGGAGTTTTCGGGCGAAGTACAGCGCTTCCTCGCCGCCGCCAAGGAGCGCCCCGAGTTTGCCAGTGTCACATCCACATTCCGTGCCAATGTGCCGCAGGTCTATCTCGACCTGGATCGCGAGAAAGCCAAGGCGCTGGGGCTGCCGATCAATGCGGTGTTCGACACCATGCAGGCCACCTTCGGTCAGGTCTATGTCAACGACTTCAACCAGTTTGGCCGAACCTACCGGGTACAGTTGCAGTCCGAAGCGGACTACCGCGCCAAGAAGAGCGATATCCGCAACGTCTACGTGCGCTCCAACACCGGCGAGATGATCCCGCTCAGCAGCCTAGTGACGGTCCGTGATGCCACTGGCCCCGAGCTGGTAGAGCGTTTCAACATCTTCCAGGCAGCCAAGATCATGGCACAGCCGGCACCCGGCTACAGTTCGGGTCAGGCGATCGCCGCACTGGAAGAGGTGGCCAACAGCACCCTTGGCAACGATGCCAAACTGGAGTGGACCGGTTCCGCCTATCAGGAGAAGGCCTCTGCCGGTAGCGCAGGCATGGCGTTCGGCTTCGGTATTGTGATGATCTTCCTCATCCTGGCAGCCCAGTACGAACGCTGGAGCCTGCCGTTTGCGGTGATCACAGCCGTACCGTTCGCCCTGTTCGGCGCCCTGCTGGCCACCTGGCTGGTAGGACTCACCAACAACGTCTACTTCCAGATCGGGCTGGTGACCCTGGTGGGCCTTGCCGCCAAGAACGCCATACTGATTGTGGAATTCGCGGTGATGAAGCACGAGGAGGGGATGAGCCTCATCGAGTCGGCACTGGAGGCGGCGCGCCTGCGTTTTCGCCCCATCGTGATGACCTCGCTGGCCTTCATCCTCGGCTGTGTGCCGCTGGTCACCTCCAGCGGCGCCGGTGCCGCAAGCCGTCACGCTCTCGGCTGGCCGGTCATCGGCGGCATGCTGGCGGCCACCTTTATCGCCATCTTCTTTATCCCGCTCTTCTTCCGCCTCATCATGAAAGGGTCGGAAAAACGCGCCAAGCCGTAA
- a CDS encoding ion channel has protein sequence MAMCRYLVADGRHCSEEAGEHDLCKWHDPHGPHQEARTAEALEQYVRAGGLCHGLQLSRANLAGLNLVNKESDQGFLLEQCNLYRANLRGGHLYGLRMKGGSLMKADLSDANLQCATLDDVNLLGIRWHNTRLDNMQTGKRVMQDRKGRRERDPKQARIWFKEAEETYRDLRKASEAQGIFTMSGNYIQQELTMRRLQLPFWSTQRFTSWVVDLFCGYGEAPMRVVLFSLLLIFICSIFYFFCGLNFAGNHLIYRPEASLEENAIFLLECLYYSVVTFTTLGYGDFTPVGLSRIFAAFEAFTGSFTLALFVVVFVKKMTR, from the coding sequence ATGGCGATGTGTCGTTATCTGGTGGCCGATGGCCGCCACTGCAGTGAAGAAGCTGGCGAGCACGATCTTTGCAAGTGGCATGATCCCCATGGACCTCATCAGGAAGCCCGCACCGCCGAGGCGCTCGAACAATACGTTCGCGCTGGCGGACTCTGCCACGGCCTGCAGCTGTCACGGGCCAATCTGGCTGGCCTCAATCTGGTCAACAAGGAGTCCGATCAGGGATTCTTGCTGGAGCAGTGCAACCTCTATCGCGCCAACCTGCGCGGGGGTCACCTCTACGGCCTGCGCATGAAAGGGGGCAGCCTGATGAAGGCCGATCTCAGTGATGCCAACCTCCAGTGCGCCACCCTCGATGACGTCAATCTGCTCGGCATCCGCTGGCACAACACCCGGCTCGACAACATGCAGACCGGCAAACGGGTGATGCAGGATCGCAAGGGGCGCCGTGAACGGGATCCCAAACAGGCGCGCATCTGGTTCAAGGAGGCGGAAGAGACCTACCGGGATCTGCGCAAAGCCTCCGAGGCGCAGGGGATCTTCACCATGTCCGGCAACTATATCCAGCAAGAGCTCACCATGCGTCGCCTGCAACTGCCGTTCTGGTCGACCCAGCGCTTCACCTCCTGGGTGGTCGATCTCTTCTGCGGCTATGGCGAGGCTCCGATGCGGGTGGTGCTCTTCTCGTTGCTGCTCATCTTTATCTGCAGCATTTTTTACTTCTTCTGCGGCCTTAACTTCGCGGGCAATCATCTGATATACCGACCAGAAGCCTCTCTTGAAGAGAACGCCATCTTCCTGCTGGAGTGCCTCTACTACAGCGTGGTCACCTTCACCACCCTGGGTTATGGCGACTTCACTCCGGTCGGGCTTTCCAGGATCTTTGCCGCCTTTGAAGCCTTCACCGGCAGCTTCACACTGGCGCTGTTTGTGGTGGTATTCGTCAAAAAGATGACCCGCTGA
- a CDS encoding HutD family protein, with translation MITLIKESDHQKMPWKNQQGTTSQILISPKGSSLAKLDFDYRLSSAPIKSAGPFSPFPGYQRILLPVSGAGFVLNGHPYATFEAAHFSGDEETHCELLKKEVTDLGLIYHPDRISANVRVLNLPFPLTLTLEPGKTYLCHLLSGQLTVQGKEVAINETLVVTGEESIHFECQKKSSIAFFTLQAK, from the coding sequence GTGATCACCCTGATTAAAGAGTCTGACCACCAGAAGATGCCCTGGAAGAACCAGCAGGGCACCACCAGCCAGATCCTCATCTCCCCCAAGGGGAGCAGCCTTGCCAAACTCGACTTTGACTATCGGCTGAGCTCGGCCCCCATCAAGAGTGCGGGCCCCTTCTCCCCCTTTCCCGGCTATCAACGCATTTTGCTGCCGGTAAGCGGGGCTGGCTTTGTGCTCAACGGCCACCCCTACGCCACCTTCGAGGCGGCGCACTTTAGCGGCGACGAGGAGACCCACTGCGAGTTGCTGAAAAAAGAGGTGACCGATCTGGGGCTTATCTACCATCCGGATCGCATCAGCGCTAACGTGCGGGTGCTGAACCTCCCCTTCCCGCTGACCCTGACCCTCGAGCCAGGGAAGACCTACCTCTGTCACCTGCTGAGCGGCCAGCTGACCGTGCAGGGCAAAGAGGTGGCCATCAACGAGACGCTGGTGGTGACCGGTGAAGAGAGCATTCACTTCGAATGCCAGAAGAAGAGCTCCATCGCCTTCTTTACCCTGCAGGCCAAATAG